GGCGTTGGCTGGGCAGCGACGGGACTTGCGACCATCGTGTCGTTTGTGGTCGGCTACATTGCGATATCATGGCTACTCAAGTTTGTGGCGCGGAATGACTTCTCGTTATTTATTTGGTATCGAGTCGGGCTGGGCGGTCTGATCATTGTTTTGCTGATGAGCGGCGCGATCAGTGCGGTTTAGTTCGTCGTTAAAAGCGTATGGTCACTGGGGCGAGTGTAGCGATTTTAGGCAAATCTGGTTCGGGCAAGTCGACGCTGATGCACACCATCTCGGGACTGGGGATAAGCCTGAGCAAGGCGAAGTGTTGGTTGATGGCGAGGGAGTGACTGGCCCGTACTACTTAATTGTGGCTGACCTGTCGTAATTACCCGCGATTTTTGATAAAAATTATGGCTTTTAGAATGTGCTCATGCTATAATCACGGTAAATAGGCGTATAGCAAGATCAAATAGGGGATATAATACAATATGAACGAGCGCTCAGACAAGACATATGCGAGTCGTAAACTGGTAATATGTTTGTTTATCGTCACGATACTAATCATTCTACTGCTGTGGTGGTGGCCATGGGGCGGCGGCAATCGCTTTTACAAGGGGGTTCGTCCAGATTAGATTAGCCTGCGCCAAAGCAATGGCAAGGTGCAGTGGCAGTTTATGGATGGTGATTGGCAAGATATCGTCTCTCTTTCTGAGTTGCGGGGTGAAAAAGGTGACAAGGGCGAGAAAGGCGACAAGGGTGACACTGGTGAGGCCGGAGCTGCTGGTAAAGACGGTAAAAACGGTGTGAACACAGGGCAGCGTGGAGCCAATGGCCGTGATGGGGCGAATGGTAAAAACGGTGCGACCGGGCCAAAAGGTGACACCGGCGCGACCGGTGCTCAGGGTCCAGCTGGTCCACGGGGCCAAAAGGGTGACAAGGGTGAGAAGGGTGATGCCAACGGTGTCGTCGGTCCGGCTGGCCCACAGGGTCCCAAAGGCGACAAAGGTGACACTGGCCAACAGGGTCAAAAAGGTGATAAGGGCGACAAAGGTGATACTGGCGCCAAGGGAGATAAAGGAGACGCCGGCGCTAAGGGTGATAAGGGCGAGAAGGGCGATGCCGGCCAACAGGGTGCTAAAGGTGATACTGGAGCGACGGGCGCCCAAGGCCAAAAGGGCGATGCCGGTAATGATGGACGAGAGATTGAGCTACAGAAAACTGCACTATATATACAGTGGCGCTACAGAGGCGATGCCACTTGGCATAACCTCATCGCATTGTCTGATCTAAAGGGCCCGAAGGGTGACAAAGGTGATACCGGTCCACAGGGTGCAACGGGTGCCCAGGGCGCACAAGGTGCTCAGGGGCCTGCCGGTGCCCAAGGCCAAAAGGGTGAAACTGGCCCTGCCGGCCCGCAAGGCCCAGCTGGTCCCCAAGGCCAAAAAGGTGAGAAAGGTGAAAAAGGTAATGATGGCCCACAAGGTCCTGCAGGTCCTCAGGGAGCCAAAGGTGATACCGGTCCAGTCGGTCCCGCCGGCCCGCAAGGACTCAAAGGCGCTAAAGGTGATACTGGAGCGACAGGCGCTCAAGGTCAAAAAGGCGACAAGGGCGACACCGGCCCAGTAGGTCCTCAGGGCCTGCCCGGCCCCCAGGGTATACCAGGTGTTAAGGGGGATAAAGGTGACACTGGTCCAGCGGGGCCACAGGGTCTTCAGGGTGCTAAGGGTGACAAAGGCGAGCCAGGGGCTAAGGGTGAAACTGGCCCTGCCGGCCCACAAGGGGCCAAGGGAGATGCCGGTGCACCTGGAGCTAAAGGTCCGAAGGGCGACGCTGGTCCCCAAGGACAAAAAGGTGATAAAGGTGAAAAGGGTGAAGCTGGTGCAAATGCAACAGTCAATGTGACAAATAGTACTCAGCCATGTTCGACCAAGCTCAACGTTACGGGCAATGGTACGCCAAATATTGGGCTGACGTTTACCGGATCAAACATTCCAGCCGGTGGGTCAATTGGTCAGGTATTGATGAAAAAATCAGCAGCAGATTGTGATGTTGCGTGGAGAAGTTTGCCGCAAGAAACGATGTTTGCTGGCTCGATCGGTGTCGGTAATGGTAACATCACGGCGGTGAATGTTAATGCTGACACTTATACAGCCATTCCGATGACAACGATCACCACGAATACCGGCGGTGGCACCTGGGATCCAGTGAATCACACGTATACCATTCCAAGTGACGGTGTATATTTCATCCGTTCCAGTATTCGTACCGTTGACAACTCGCCAGTGCGTAATATTTACCAAATTGTTAATGATGTGAACGGTGATCGTCCAGAGGGCACGTGGTCATCTAACCAAGCTGGTGTCCGTCGTTCGACGCTGCCATATTCACGGATGATGCGGGCCACGGCTGGCACCAAACTAAAGTTGATCGTCGTATCAGACCTCCAGAGCGTGCAGCTCAGCGATGCAAGCCTGACAATTACCAAGCTTTCAAACTAGTGAAGTTAGCGAGATAAATTATCGTATATCTGCTACAATGATACCATGTTAGATATTCGCTTTATTCGAGATAACGCCGAGGCAGTGCAGACTGCGGCGAAACACAAGGGGTGTGACGTGTCTATTGCGACATTGTTGCAATTAGACGACGAGCGTCGTGAGGCGCAGCGGCAGGTTGATGAGTTGCGCCAGCAGCGTAATGAGATTGCTGCGCAGATGAAGGGCGGCAAGCCCGAGCCGGGTCTGATCGAGCAAGGCAAGGCGATCAAGGTCAAGCTGAGCGGGCTCGAGGCTCGGCTGGGCGAGGTCGAAGAGCGCTACATGGCGCTACTCAAACAAGTCCCCAATATGCCGCACGCCGACGTGCCAGTTGGTCTCAGCGAGGACGAGAATGTGGAAGTCAAGGTCGTCGGCGACATTCCAACCTTTGATTTTGCGCCGAAAAATCACTACGAAATTGCCGAGGCAAAAGGCTGGCTCGACAAAGAGCGCGCCGCCAAGGTTGCTGGCGCTCGCTTTGCTTATGTCATGGGGGATTTGGTGTTGTTGCAGCAGGCGATTATCCAGTTTGTGATCACATCTCTCACGAACCCAGCGGTGATCAAAGAGATTGCCGAAAAGGCTGGCCTTGATGTCAACACAAAACCATTCATCCCAGTACTGCCGCCATTGATGATCCGGACTGAGCCGTATGACCAGATGGATCGCCTCCAGCCGAGTGATGATCGCTACAAAATCGAAGGCGAGGAATTATGGCTCCAGGGAAGTGCTGAGCATGTACTCGGTAGTATGCATGCGGGTGAGATTTTTGATGCGAAACAGTTGCCGCTACGATACTTGGGCTTTGCGACCAGTTTCCGAAAAGAAGCGGGGACGTACGGCAAGGATATGGAGGGTCTGATTCGGATGCATCAGTTTGATAAGCTGGAGATGGAGAGTTTCACCGAGGCAAAGGATAGTTATAACGAGCACCTGCTATTTATTGCCATCCAAGAGTGGTTGTTAGCCCAGCTGAAGTTGCCATACCACGTGCTGATGAAATGCACCGCTGATATCGGTAAGCCAAATGCGCGCGGTGTTGACATGGAAGTCTGGCTACCGGGTCAGGGCAAGTACCGCGAGACGCATACCGCTGACTACATGACGGATTATCAGGCACGCCGCTTGATGACGCGGGTACGTACGGATAACGGGGTTGAATTGATCCACACGAATGATGCGACGGCCTTTGCGCTGGGGCGCTGCATGGTGGCGATTATCGAAAATTGCCAGACCGCAGAGGGTGATGTCGTGATACCAGAAGCACTTCGTCCGTATATGAATGGCCGCGAGATGATATAATGGAGTCTAGGAGGGTATATGGCACTGACGAACGATGACAAGCAATGGATCAAGAGCGCGATCGCTGATGGCGTGGTTGAGGCGTTGGAAGCCGTTGTCTTGCCGCGATTTGACGAGCATGACAAGCGGTTTGACAGGATCGAGGCCAGGCTTGATTCGGTTGAAGAGGACGTCTCCGGACTGAAAGAGGACGTCTCTGGACTGAAAGAGGACGTCTCTGGATTGAAAGAGGACGTCTCTGGATTGAAAGATGATGCCTCTAGCCTGAAAAGCGAGATGTGTGAAGTTAAAAGCCGACTCAATGGGGTTGAAAACGAGATGCGCGAGGTCAAAGAGCGGCTCGGTCGAGTTGAAGGTGAGCTGCAGGCACTGACAAACGACATTAAAGAGATATACGATGTTATTTACGGTAAGCCGAACAAATCGTTTATGAGCGCCAGCTTTGCCAAAATGTCGTCGAAAGAAAAGCTGCTCGTTATTAACGAAGAATTACTAAAAATGGCGAAGGACGCGGGTGTTGTTTTGCCGCGCTAGCACGTGATAAGAGGAGGAATTATGATCAAAGATATTACCATTACTGGCGTCAAATACGAATTGACAGATACCACAAAGAAATACGTTGGGCGCAAAATCGGTGCGCTGGGCAAGTACTTACCGCGACATGCCCGCAAGAGCGCGACCGCTGATGTAAAGATCAAGCAGATTGATAATCCTGGCGGCAACAAGTACGAGGTTGAAGTAATTATTAATGTACCAGACAAGAAAATCACCGCCAAAGATTCGACAATGAACGTACTGGCGGCAGTCGATATCGTTGAGGCGAAGCTGAACGGGCAGCTACGCAAATACAAGGATGATGTGTTGGCGCACGTTGGCAGCAGCCGCGGCGTACTGGCACGGTTCAAGCGCGGTTTCCAGCGCGAGCAGTAGGGGTGCTGACTAGCCAATCGGGGAGCGAATACCAACCCCTCTGTCTCTGTGATAGGTTTTTACCCACCTAATATATATTAGACCGTAGTGTACGTTTGAGTGAATAGATAGGATTTGAGTAGCATCTGGGTCGGGCTGCTGACACAGCGAATAGTAGTTCTCATCGGTTGGCTTATCACCAGCTAGTATAGTGGTAAGTTTATCAGTTAAACCTTCAGCCAGAGTCTGGTGTTCTATGGGAGGAGTTTGCTCTTGGCTCTGTTGGTAGGAAATGAAGGTGCGATTTGGTCGTTTTCTGCCAGAAAGGAGGCGAAGAGTCCACTTTATATTTGGGTGACTTTTATCTTGGTGAGTCGGCAACCTGTTTAATGCTGGGGTTGTTGTTGAGGTCGGTACTTGATCTGAGCTATGCCAAGCACTATCTTTAATACTCAGATCAATATGTAATCCATGGTCATGCTTTCTAATTTGTAGGGGGTTGTTTGGTATATTCGTATCACTAGTCATTTTTCGAGCGATGGCCAGCCAGCTTTGCTTGCCGAGGCTGTAGGGCGCCAAAACAACGTGCGGGGCGACACCTTCTCCCTGCTCCATGAGCGCAAATTGTTCGGCTAGGTATTGAAGGTTAACACCGACAGACACCATTTGTTCTGGTGTTGGCGCTGAAAGACCGATGTAGCCAACCAAACGCTCGGATAGAGTAAAAGCTTTTTCAAAAGCTCGCTGTGTTTCTGGATTGGGTATCGTATCAAGACTATTAAACCCGGTTTTATTTTTCTCTCTAGCTTCTCTCACATCAGCATTGAGGGTGTTTAGGAGCGCTGCAGAACCAAAACCCTGACTGGTATTGAGAGACTGGGCCTTTTGTTCTTCCTGAGCTCTCTGCCAAGCATTATTCGCCGCGGCTCGAATTTCTGGTGATAGTAGATTGAGATTAGCCATATGTTATTCTTTTTATGTTTGAATCGTTGTTTCTATAAATGATTGTAACACATTTGGCAGGTCTTTAGGGTCGTTGATAAGTTTGGCATTCGGAGCGTACAGTTGTTCAGCGGCGTCTGAGCCAATGGATACGCCGTATACTACGGTGTTTTGGTCACGGCGAAGCTGGCTGATGGCTGCTTGGGTGGCGCCGGGGTTGTTACTTTGACCGTCGGTCACGACAATGATAATTCGCTGACGATCTTGACTGTGGGGTAAATCAGCAATCTCCTGGAGGGCTAAATAATCTGCCGTACCGCCAGCACTGGCTGCAGTTATGGCTGTATATGCGTCAAGCCGTTGTTTATCATTCAGGCTGCTGCCAAGCGGCTTATGGCAGGTTGCGTCATAGCCAAATGTATACAGTGAGGTGCGTACCGACAGGTCGGACAGATCAATATTTTGTTGCTCTTCCAGTCGTCGAACATCACGCTCCATGCTGGCGAGTCCCTCCAGCATGATGACGGCGCAACTGGCGGCAGCCTGTGCTGGCTTGCCCTTCATGGAACCAGAGCAGTCGAATACAAAGAAATAGTCGGTCTTGCAGTTCAGTTCCGCCCGCCCGCGGACGGTTTCATAGCGTTGAAATGCTTCTGGAGTGACGCTACTTTTAATGTCAATGATGGTTTGTGCTAGGCGGTTAGGATCAAGAATGTCGCCATCCTGGTGAGCGCGGCGACTGAGACCGCGGCGGGTAGCAACGGCTTCATTCAAGACTGAGCGAAAAACTTGGCGCATCTGATCAATCTGCCTATGTAGCCGCTTGACCTCGTTATCGTAATGCTGCTTTTTGTGTAGTGAATGTCCAGTTTGCTCTTGATAGCGGCGGTTGGCCGCTATCTGACGGGCGCGTTCTCGCTGTTCGGGTGTCATGGTTTCGTGGCGTTTTTCTTGAGCAGCTTTGTCAATGGTGTTATGGATTTTTTCGTGTTCTTCGGGGCTGAATGGCTCGGGATGCTTGTTGTCAAAATAATCGGCGTAGGCATCTACGAATGGATTGCCGTCTTGTTTTTGTGATGGGTCAGTATCTTGCTGTTCGGTGGTGTTGCTGTTAGTCTGCTGGTTGTTGTTTTGCTGTTGGGCGTCCTTTGCCTCTTGCTCGTCCAGCTGTATGAGCTTTTCATATTTCGGCCAAATCTGCGTAAGCCAATAGTCAAAACGGTCGCTGCCAGAAAGTTTTTTACCATTAGAACCCCTTGCGCCAGGATCGGTCAGGAACGAGATAAGGTCAAACTGCCCATCCTGAAAGTTGCGCAGCTGGTCTATGGCTTCATCGACCTCCTGGCGAACAGGCGTTTCGCTACCTGGTATCATCTCCTGGCGGATAATTTTGTAGAGAAATTGCAGGTGCATTGGTATGTTGGTGTAATCAACTATCTTGCCGTCTTGCTCCGTCGGAAATAGGCGATTATCATAAAGGTCCGCACCGACCTCTCGCATGGCGGGTAGCATGTTCATAATCTGTTTGTTGCCATGGATATCGGTCAGGATATTATTGAAGATGCTCCTTGCTTGCTGCTCCTGGGGGTCTTTGCCACTCATGATGAATGCATGTTGCCGCGCCGCGAATACGGGATCACGTTTGATATCGCGCACATGTGACATTAGTTCATGCAGGATGGCAAAAACACAGTGATTGGCTGAATAGCCTTTTTCGATAAAGAATAACGGATCGATGGTAACCAAGCTAGTTTCAGGATACGTAGCCCAGCCTTTACCAA
The window above is part of the Candidatus Saccharibacteria bacterium oral taxon 488 genome. Proteins encoded here:
- a CDS encoding exosporium protein, with product MDGDWQDIVSLSELRGEKGDKGEKGDKGDTGEAGAAGKDGKNGVNTGQRGANGRDGANGKNGATGPKGDTGATGAQGPAGPRGQKGDKGEKGDANGVVGPAGPQGPKGDKGDTGQQGQKGDKGDKGDTGAKGDKGDAGAKGDKGEKGDAGQQGAKGDTGATGAQGQKGDAGNDGREIELQKTALYIQWRYRGDATWHNLIALSDLKGPKGDKGDTGPQGATGAQGAQGAQGPAGAQGQKGETGPAGPQGPAGPQGQKGEKGEKGNDGPQGPAGPQGAKGDTGPVGPAGPQGLKGAKGDTGATGAQGQKGDKGDTGPVGPQGLPGPQGIPGVKGDKGDTGPAGPQGLQGAKGDKGEPGAKGETGPAGPQGAKGDAGAPGAKGPKGDAGPQGQKGDKGEKGEAGANATVNVTNSTQPCSTKLNVTGNGTPNIGLTFTGSNIPAGGSIGQVLMKKSAADCDVAWRSLPQETMFAGSIGVGNGNITAVNVNADTYTAIPMTTITTNTGGGTWDPVNHTYTIPSDGVYFIRSSIRTVDNSPVRNIYQIVNDVNGDRPEGTWSSNQAGVRRSTLPYSRMMRATAGTKLKLIVVSDLQSVQLSDASLTITKLSN
- the raiA gene encoding ribosome-associated translation inhibitor RaiA — encoded protein: MIKDITITGVKYELTDTTKKYVGRKIGALGKYLPRHARKSATADVKIKQIDNPGGNKYEVEVIINVPDKKITAKDSTMNVLAAVDIVEAKLNGQLRKYKDDVLAHVGSSRGVLARFKRGFQREQ
- a CDS encoding VWA domain-containing protein, encoding MTETLQIPASDIEPPELTPEQEALVKEFRVALDDAEKFLLDQKPAICRLTGLEVRAVVGKGWATYPETSLVTIDPLFFIEKGYSANHCVFAILHELMSHVRDIKRDPVFAARQHAFIMSGKDPQEQQARSIFNNILTDIHGNKQIMNMLPAMREVGADLYDNRLFPTEQDGKIVDYTNIPMHLQFLYKIIRQEMIPGSETPVRQEVDEAIDQLRNFQDGQFDLISFLTDPGARGSNGKKLSGSDRFDYWLTQIWPKYEKLIQLDEQEAKDAQQQNNNQQTNSNTTEQQDTDPSQKQDGNPFVDAYADYFDNKHPEPFSPEEHEKIHNTIDKAAQEKRHETMTPEQRERARQIAANRRYQEQTGHSLHKKQHYDNEVKRLHRQIDQMRQVFRSVLNEAVATRRGLSRRAHQDGDILDPNRLAQTIIDIKSSVTPEAFQRYETVRGRAELNCKTDYFFVFDCSGSMKGKPAQAAASCAVIMLEGLASMERDVRRLEEQQNIDLSDLSVRTSLYTFGYDATCHKPLGSSLNDKQRLDAYTAITAASAGGTADYLALQEIADLPHSQDRQRIIIVVTDGQSNNPGATQAAISQLRRDQNTVVYGVSIGSDAAEQLYAPNAKLINDPKDLPNVLQSFIETTIQT
- the serS gene encoding serine--tRNA ligase: MLDIRFIRDNAEAVQTAAKHKGCDVSIATLLQLDDERREAQRQVDELRQQRNEIAAQMKGGKPEPGLIEQGKAIKVKLSGLEARLGEVEERYMALLKQVPNMPHADVPVGLSEDENVEVKVVGDIPTFDFAPKNHYEIAEAKGWLDKERAAKVAGARFAYVMGDLVLLQQAIIQFVITSLTNPAVIKEIAEKAGLDVNTKPFIPVLPPLMIRTEPYDQMDRLQPSDDRYKIEGEELWLQGSAEHVLGSMHAGEIFDAKQLPLRYLGFATSFRKEAGTYGKDMEGLIRMHQFDKLEMESFTEAKDSYNEHLLFIAIQEWLLAQLKLPYHVLMKCTADIGKPNARGVDMEVWLPGQGKYRETHTADYMTDYQARRLMTRVRTDNGVELIHTNDATAFALGRCMVAIIENCQTAEGDVVIPEALRPYMNGREMI